A stretch of the Haloplanus aerogenes genome encodes the following:
- the dpsA gene encoding DNA starvation/stationary phase protection protein DpsA, protein MSTQESVRQQADTVEASEALRLEQEKVEQLVEALNTDLAATYVLYHQLKKHHWNVEGAEFLNIHEYLGEAAADAEEAADELAERAQALGGVPLAGGKRLEENAPVEPEGDDVYDIRTSLHNDMEMYGDIIETVRDHVELAEGLGDHATAEMLREQLITLEEHAHHLEHYLEDDTLVLDSATN, encoded by the coding sequence ATGAGTACGCAGGAATCAGTCCGACAGCAGGCCGACACGGTAGAAGCCAGCGAAGCGCTCCGCCTCGAACAGGAGAAAGTCGAACAGCTCGTCGAGGCGCTCAACACCGACCTCGCCGCGACGTACGTCCTCTACCACCAGCTGAAAAAGCACCACTGGAACGTCGAGGGTGCGGAGTTCCTGAACATCCACGAGTACCTCGGTGAAGCCGCCGCGGACGCCGAGGAAGCGGCGGACGAACTCGCGGAGCGCGCGCAGGCGCTCGGCGGCGTCCCCCTCGCCGGCGGCAAGCGCCTCGAGGAGAACGCACCCGTCGAACCCGAGGGTGACGACGTGTACGACATCCGGACCTCGCTCCACAACGACATGGAGATGTACGGCGACATCATCGAGACGGTCCGCGACCACGTCGAACTCGCCGAGGGCCTCGGCGACCACGCCACCGCCGAGATGCTCCGCGAACAGCTCATCACCCTCGAAGAACACGCCCACCACCTCGAACACTACCTCGAAGACGACACGCTCGTCCTCGACAGCGCGACGAACTAA
- a CDS encoding glycerate kinase type-2 family protein has translation MENEDTLTSTRRRETALACVRAGIDAARPDRVVDESVRLDGDRLHVAGTEYDLSDVDRIVAVGGGKAADGVADALERVLGDRIDAGAVVTPDPGEGERIERLHGDHPVPSQDGVDGTDRIRELVAEADERTLVLAIITGGGSALLPAPAEGITLDDLQRTTDALLDAGAEIGDLNAVRKHLSTLKGGGLAELAAPATVVSLVFSDVVGNDLSVIASGPTAPDESTYDDALDALERYGVDPPTAVRKRLEAGAAGDLPETPRPGDEVFDRVTNHILADGFTALDAAREVAQERDYDTSILSSSVRGEAREAALTHVAVAEEIEATGNPIEAPAVVLSGGEATATVRGDGVGGPNAEFALAAAVELPDSSTLACVDTDGRDGSSDFAGAVVDGDTVDDVRAARQALGNSDAYGYLGSRDAIVSTGATGTNVNDLRVLVVE, from the coding sequence ATCGAGAATGAAGACACGCTGACGTCGACCCGCAGGCGCGAGACGGCGCTCGCGTGTGTCCGGGCCGGTATCGACGCTGCCAGACCCGACCGCGTCGTCGACGAGTCGGTTCGCCTCGACGGCGACCGACTCCACGTCGCGGGGACGGAATACGACCTGTCGGACGTGGATCGGATCGTCGCCGTCGGCGGCGGGAAGGCGGCCGACGGGGTAGCCGACGCCCTAGAGCGCGTCCTCGGCGACCGCATCGATGCCGGCGCCGTCGTCACGCCCGACCCCGGCGAGGGGGAGCGCATCGAACGCCTGCACGGCGACCACCCCGTCCCCAGTCAGGACGGCGTCGACGGCACCGACCGTATCCGCGAACTCGTCGCCGAGGCGGACGAGCGGACGCTCGTCCTCGCCATCATCACCGGCGGCGGGAGCGCCCTGCTTCCCGCCCCCGCGGAGGGAATCACGCTCGACGACCTGCAGCGGACGACCGACGCGCTCCTCGACGCGGGCGCGGAGATTGGCGACCTCAACGCCGTGCGCAAACACCTCTCGACGCTCAAGGGCGGGGGACTCGCGGAACTCGCCGCTCCGGCCACCGTCGTCAGCCTCGTGTTCAGCGACGTGGTCGGCAACGACCTGAGCGTGATCGCCAGCGGGCCGACGGCGCCCGACGAGTCCACCTACGACGACGCGCTCGACGCGCTCGAACGGTACGGTGTCGATCCGCCGACGGCGGTGCGAAAGCGACTGGAGGCCGGCGCCGCGGGCGACCTCCCCGAGACGCCACGGCCCGGCGACGAGGTGTTCGATCGGGTGACGAACCACATCCTCGCGGACGGGTTCACCGCGCTCGACGCCGCGCGCGAGGTGGCGCAGGAGCGGGATTACGACACCAGCATTCTCTCGTCGTCGGTTCGGGGCGAGGCGCGCGAGGCCGCCCTGACCCACGTCGCTGTCGCGGAGGAGATAGAGGCGACGGGCAACCCAATCGAGGCGCCGGCGGTCGTCCTCTCGGGCGGGGAGGCGACGGCGACGGTCCGGGGCGACGGCGTCGGCGGCCCGAACGCCGAGTTCGCGCTGGCGGCCGCCGTCGAACTCCCCGACTCGTCGACGCTCGCTTGCGTCGACACCGACGGCCGCGACGGCAGCAGCGACTTCGCCGGGGCAGTCGTCGACGGCGACACCGTCGACGACGTACGGGCGGCCCGGCAGGCGCTCGGGAACAGCGACGCCTACGGCTACCTCGGGAGTCGGGACGCCATCGTCAGCACCGGCGCGACGGGGACGAACGTCAACGACCTCCGGGTGCTGGTCGTCGAATAG